Proteins encoded by one window of bacterium:
- a CDS encoding ribonuclease H-like domain-containing protein: MKQLVIDIETSGAEFDTLDRETQEYLLKRADTPDKIDKVKDSINLWPLTGEIVAIGVYDVTAATGAVYFQAPGRTIETWTEKGMQYQAGDERACLERFWADVTHATRIITFNGRMFDMPWLMTRSLVHGVVATRNLMPSRYSTTFHVDLADQLAFYGATRHYALDFWCKQMGIQSPKTDISGADVPQIYKAGEYERIARYNGADLRATAELFQKWEQTIGGV; encoded by the coding sequence ATGAAACAGCTCGTCATTGACATTGAGACATCGGGTGCGGAGTTTGATACCCTCGATCGAGAGACCCAGGAGTACCTGCTCAAGCGTGCCGATACGCCGGATAAGATTGATAAGGTGAAGGACTCGATCAACCTCTGGCCGCTCACCGGTGAGATCGTGGCGATTGGCGTGTACGATGTCACGGCAGCGACCGGCGCGGTGTACTTCCAAGCGCCCGGGCGCACCATTGAGACCTGGACGGAGAAGGGGATGCAGTACCAGGCCGGCGATGAGCGCGCGTGCCTCGAGCGATTCTGGGCTGACGTGACGCACGCGACGCGCATCATCACGTTCAACGGGCGCATGTTCGACATGCCGTGGCTCATGACGCGCTCGCTCGTACACGGCGTCGTCGCCACGCGCAACCTCATGCCCTCGCGCTACTCCACGACGTTCCACGTGGACCTCGCCGATCAGCTCGCGTTCTACGGCGCGACGCGCCACTACGCGCTGGACTTCTGGTGCAAGCAGATGGGCATCCAGAGCCCCAAGACCGACATTTCCGGCGCCGATGTCCCGCAGATCTACAAAGCCGGCGAGTACGAGCGCATCGCTCGCTACAATGGCGCCGACCTCCGTGCC